In a genomic window of Carboxydothermus pertinax:
- the glyS gene encoding glycine--tRNA ligase subunit beta, with product MDYLLEIGVEEIPARFIPGIIEETQNKGDELFKENGIIYESLITEATPRRIVLWVSGILEKTEEKILEVRGPSLKAAYDSEGNPTKALLGFAKSQGIEPHEVVTKEVNGVEYIFARKKTGGEEVSKLLPEIAQKLIKSLSFPKPMRWGEQEFKFIRPIRWVVSLLEDKVISFEVAGIKADRLSKGHRFLGKQEIYLEKASDYFTLMRENYVLVSLKERVEVIRNALERIAREEGVTVEQDEELLLENANLVEYPTVVIGEIDPEFLALPKEVIITPMKEHQRYFPLYRKDGSLYHKFLAIRNGGDVNLKEIAEGYARVLKARLYDARFFYREDLRKSLESYNEKLTRIVFQEKLGTVWDKVLRLKQLVTDLGKELFEAMDTISIAQRAAELSKADLATNMVYEFPELQGIMGRDYALKSGEKREVAEAIFEHYLPRFAGDEVARSKAGVLLSCAEKLDNLTAFFALDQIPTGSADPYGLRRQALGLLRTIIENKLHLSLSHGINLAFNLLPETVKNNNEVNELYEKLREFIYQRLKGFLLEEGYSYDTVDAVLVLEKDDIYDIYLRVKALEKFRNHPDFTALATTFTRAYNLARKGKGTEVRSELLTEPAEKELYEKFREVAGKASQALMAKDYQKAMAVAALLAKPLDRFFNEVLVMAEDETIRENRLGILGAIAGLVLEIADLSKIAG from the coding sequence ATGGATTATTTACTGGAAATTGGGGTTGAAGAAATTCCTGCTCGTTTTATACCGGGTATAATTGAAGAGACCCAGAATAAAGGGGATGAGCTTTTTAAAGAAAATGGCATTATTTATGAATCTTTAATCACTGAGGCTACACCCCGGAGAATAGTTTTATGGGTTTCTGGAATTTTAGAAAAAACTGAAGAAAAAATTTTGGAAGTACGGGGGCCATCTTTGAAGGCAGCTTATGATAGCGAAGGTAACCCCACCAAAGCACTTCTTGGTTTTGCCAAAAGCCAGGGCATTGAGCCGCATGAGGTAGTTACTAAAGAAGTAAATGGGGTAGAGTATATTTTTGCCAGGAAAAAAACCGGCGGGGAAGAGGTTTCTAAACTTTTGCCGGAAATAGCACAAAAACTAATTAAAAGTTTATCGTTTCCCAAGCCTATGCGCTGGGGTGAGCAGGAGTTTAAATTTATTAGACCCATTCGCTGGGTTGTATCTCTATTAGAAGACAAGGTAATTTCCTTTGAAGTAGCAGGGATTAAAGCGGACCGCCTATCAAAAGGCCACCGGTTTTTAGGAAAGCAGGAAATTTACTTAGAAAAGGCTTCTGACTACTTCACGCTGATGCGGGAGAATTATGTTCTTGTGTCTTTAAAAGAAAGAGTAGAAGTAATTCGGAATGCTTTAGAGCGGATTGCCCGGGAAGAAGGAGTAACGGTGGAGCAGGACGAAGAACTTTTACTGGAAAATGCAAACTTAGTGGAATACCCCACTGTTGTTATTGGCGAAATTGACCCAGAATTTTTAGCACTGCCCAAGGAAGTAATTATTACACCAATGAAAGAACACCAGCGTTATTTCCCCCTATACCGGAAAGACGGTAGTTTATATCATAAATTTTTAGCTATTAGAAATGGTGGAGACGTAAATTTAAAAGAAATTGCCGAGGGCTATGCTAGAGTTTTAAAAGCTCGTCTGTACGATGCCCGGTTTTTCTACCGGGAAGATTTGAGAAAATCTTTAGAGAGTTACAATGAAAAACTTACCCGTATAGTATTTCAGGAAAAACTCGGGACGGTTTGGGATAAAGTTTTACGTTTAAAACAGCTGGTAACGGATCTCGGAAAAGAGCTTTTTGAAGCTATGGATACAATAAGTATCGCCCAAAGGGCGGCAGAGCTTTCTAAGGCTGACCTTGCTACCAACATGGTTTATGAATTTCCCGAACTTCAAGGAATTATGGGACGGGATTATGCCCTTAAATCCGGGGAAAAAAGAGAGGTTGCCGAGGCTATTTTTGAACACTACTTACCACGTTTTGCTGGCGATGAAGTGGCCAGGTCTAAGGCAGGTGTCTTATTATCCTGCGCTGAAAAATTAGATAACCTTACAGCCTTTTTTGCTTTAGACCAAATTCCTACTGGCTCTGCTGACCCCTACGGTTTACGCCGCCAGGCTTTAGGTCTACTGAGAACAATAATTGAAAATAAACTCCACTTATCGTTGTCTCATGGGATAAACTTGGCCTTCAACTTATTGCCAGAGACAGTGAAAAATAATAACGAGGTAAACGAGCTTTATGAAAAACTAAGAGAATTTATTTATCAGCGGTTAAAAGGTTTTCTTTTAGAGGAAGGGTATTCCTACGATACGGTAGATGCGGTATTAGTTTTAGAAAAAGATGATATTTACGACATTTATCTTAGGGTAAAAGCTTTAGAAAAGTTTAGAAACCACCCGGATTTCACTGCCCTTGCCACTACCTTTACCCGGGCTTACAACTTAGCGCGCAAGGGTAAAGGCACTGAGGTTAGGAGTGAGCTTTTAACTGAACCGGCAGAAAAAGAGCTTTATGAAAAATTCCGGGAAGTAGCTGGAAAAGCGTCCCAGGCTTTAATGGCTAAAGATTACCAAAAAGCTATGGCGGTCGCCGCATTACTTGCCAAACCTTTAGACCGGTTCTTCAATGAAGTACTGGTGATGGCCGAGGATGAAACGATTAGAGAAAATAGATTGGGAATTTTAGGAGCGATTGCAGGTCTTGTTTTAGAAATTGCCGATTTAAGCAAAATTGCTGGTTAA
- the glyQ gene encoding glycine--tRNA ligase subunit alpha — MLTFQEIILKLNEYWGRQGCIIAQPYDTEKGAGTMNPHTFLRALGPEPWRVAYVEPSRRPTDGRYGENPNRLQHYYQYQVILKPNPDNVVELYMDSLRYLGINLEEHDFRLVEDNWESPTLGAWGLGWEVWLDGMEITQFTYFQQCGGIDLPVVSAEITYGLERIAMYLQKKESVYDIIWVDGVTYGDVHLMGEIENSKYNFELADVDKLFSWFKDFEAEAKRLIEAGVVLPAYDFVLKCSHTFNLLDARGAIAVTERTSYIGRIRNMARLIAQKYLEQRENLGFPLLKK; from the coding sequence ATGCTTACTTTTCAAGAAATTATTTTAAAACTAAACGAGTACTGGGGCCGGCAGGGATGCATCATTGCCCAGCCCTATGATACCGAGAAAGGTGCCGGGACCATGAATCCCCACACCTTTTTGCGGGCTTTGGGACCGGAACCATGGCGGGTGGCGTATGTAGAACCGTCGAGAAGACCAACCGACGGTCGGTACGGAGAAAACCCCAACCGCTTGCAACATTATTACCAATATCAGGTGATTTTAAAGCCTAACCCCGATAATGTGGTGGAGCTTTATATGGATAGCTTAAGATACCTGGGAATTAACCTTGAAGAGCACGATTTTCGCCTGGTGGAAGATAACTGGGAGTCGCCAACTTTAGGTGCCTGGGGGCTGGGTTGGGAAGTCTGGTTAGATGGGATGGAAATTACCCAGTTTACTTATTTTCAGCAGTGCGGAGGCATTGATCTTCCGGTGGTTTCGGCGGAGATTACCTACGGCTTAGAGCGTATTGCCATGTACCTTCAGAAAAAAGAAAGCGTTTACGACATTATCTGGGTAGATGGGGTAACTTATGGCGACGTCCACCTGATGGGGGAAATTGAAAATTCCAAATATAATTTTGAACTGGCCGATGTGGATAAACTCTTTTCCTGGTTCAAAGATTTTGAGGCGGAGGCAAAACGTTTAATTGAAGCAGGAGTTGTTCTTCCGGCATATGACTTTGTTTTAAAATGCTCGCACACCTTTAACCTTTTAGATGCCCGGGGGGCGATTGCGGTAACCGAAAGAACTAGTTATATTGGAAGAATTAGAAACATGGCGCGCTTGATTGCTCAGAAGTATTTAGAGCAGAGGGAAAATCTTGGTTTTCCGCTTCTTAAAAAATAA